One Notolabrus celidotus isolate fNotCel1 chromosome 18, fNotCel1.pri, whole genome shotgun sequence DNA window includes the following coding sequences:
- the LOC117829822 gene encoding protein FAM171A2: MPADFISRLLLFASVCAVWEALAKSLPEQGAVEVQIKVQVFDNSDLSPLADAQVEVHGNQTVLASSRAGRDGVLRVSFPYRTGTWVIITASKQDYVTNSVPWHSSRIPLYASVSLYLLVQRPGTLILYDDVLQVLSGSPGARNQPLVQLQRKSLQLPSNSNYTALSAALTTARTQYEIGGFPFLLGQETNSSGAETGWTDLTALAVVSIQLFDKDGTPIQVSDPIHVSVPLPSDTRNRMATSVPAWLYQPRTGLWVRNGTGYIKKDGQQFVWNVVVPQMGYWLAAFPSSSGLGLSHPGLRDITTYHTLFLLSILGSLALLVLILLCVLLYYCRRKCLKPRRQQGKPHTANLNGAKRDQGTSTSRLNLICGGHVDSAAANDKSEMSPSRDYRSSKEDLTKHVPAHMLRHAKGKNNSGSQRGESFAMKVTRATETNNLDNPLLHEDYNRSYSPMEGKESEYHRHHSANDNRGYSSDPPSPPRFQGYVPSQSDKPPEYSATAADGLARPTSLNTQPGQIIFCSSIDQMKENMYRSMVPTLVIPAHYMRLPSEFSGKDGKDQKDGDKDGAQMGGGQQHHHHHSGKQGQQSQQGGSQGDDSEEPSWASDSSGGPVTIPVLFNDSTMAQMNGELQALTEKKLLELGVKQHPRAWFISLDGRNNAHVRHSYIDVANDLSGGGGCGFLSGPSSAGRDINLEPPLESQERKSGVNRKGKDERWGTGGRKSHGVSNSGGKTYSKLAYPADHSDPSSSSEGRPVSPEENSLTPLLDEGPSSRGSTIPRRGRSRVNSSRSSNSENRRDSMTSPEDDPDDKDENKKSPWQKIEDRPLMVFHPRK, from the exons ATGCCAGCAGACTTCATCTCCCGCTTGCTCCTCTTCGCCTCGGTGTGCGCGGTTTGGGAGGCGCTGGCCAAATCTCTCCCAGAGCAGGGAGCAGTTG agGTGCAGATTAAAGTCCAGGTTTTCGACAACAGCGACCTGTCCCCCTTGGCGGACGCTCAGGTGGAAGTTCACGGGAATCAGACCGTCTTGGCGTCCAGCAGGGCGGGCAGGGATGGCGTTCTGAGAGTCAGCTTCCCATACCGCACGGGGACATGGGTcatcatcacagcctccaaacaGGACTACGTCACCAACTCTGTGCCCTGGCACTCCAGCAGAATCCCAC tGTATGCATCAGTAAGCCTGTACCTCCTCGTCCAGAGGCCAGGGACTCTCATCCTGTATGATGACGTCCTGCAGGTGCTGTCTGGATCTCCAG GAGCTCGTAACCAGCCGCTGGTGCAGCTTCAGAGGAAATCCCTTCAGCTGCCGTCAAACTCCAACTACACGGCGCTGTCTGCCGCTCTGACCACGGCCAGGACTCAGTATGAGATCGGGGGTTTCCCGTTCCTGCTGGGGCAGGAGACCAACAGCTCAG GTGCAGAAACCGGCTGGACAGACCTGACAGCTTTAGCCGTGGTCAGCATTCAGCTCTTCGACAAAGATGGCACCCCGATCCAGGTCTCGGATCCGATCCACGTCTCTGTGCCGCTGCCGTCGGACACTCGCAACAGGATGGCTACGAGTGTTCCTGCATGGCTGTATCAGCCGAGGACGG gtctgtgggTCAGGAACGGGACAGGCTACATCAAGAAGGACGGCCAGCAGTTTGTGTGGAACGTTGTGGTTCCTCAGATGGGATACTGGTTAGCCGCCTTCCCGTCGTCTTCAG GATTGGGTCTGTCTCATCCAGGCCTGAGGGACATCACCACCTACCACACCCTGTTCCTGCTCTCCATCCTGGGCTCCCTGGCCCTGCTTGTGCTGATTCTGCTCTGCGTGCTGCTCTACTACTGCAG ACGAAAGTGTTTGAAACCTCGTCGACAGCAAGGGAAGCCTCACACAGCCAATCTGAACGGTGCAAAGAGAGACCAGGGCACATCTACGTCCCGCCTGAACCTGATCTGTGGAGGTCATGTGGATTCTGCTGCAGCTAATGACAAATCTGAAATGTCCCCGTCTCGAGACTACCGCAGCTCAAAGGAGGACTTAACCAAACATGTCCCTGCACACATGCTGCGACACGCCAAGGGGAAGAATAATTCAGGCTCCCAGCGAGGTGAAAGCTTCGCTATGAAGGTCACACGAGCAACAGAGACCAACAACCTGGACAACCCTCTGCTGCATGAAGACTACAaccggagctacagccccaTGGAGGGGAAGGAGTCTGAGTACCACCGACACCACAGCGCCAACGACAATCGAGGGTACTCCTCCGATCCCCCGTCCCCGCCTCGCTTCCAAGGATACGTGCCGAGCCAGTCAGACAAACCTCCTGAGTACTCAGCCACAGCTGCAGACGGCCTCGCCAGACCCACGTCCCTCAACACCCAGCCAGGTCAGATCATCTTCTGCAGCTCCATCGATCAGATGAAGGAGAACATGTACCGCAGCATGGTGCCCACCCTCGTCATCCCGGCCCACTACATGCGCCTGCCCTCTGAGTTCTCTGGTAAAGATGGAAAAGACCAAAAGGATGGAGACAAAGACGGAGCACAGATGGGAGGAGGCCAGCAgcatcaccaccaccactccGGGAAACAAGGTCAGCAGTCACAGCAAGGTGGATCCCAAGGTGACGACTCAGAGGAGCCCAGCTGGGCGTCCGACTCCTCCGGTGGGCCGGTGACGATCCCCGTGCTCTTCAACGACTCCACCATGGCTCAGATGAACGGCGAGCTGCAGGCTCTGACGGAGAAGAAGCTCCTGGAGCTGGGCGTCAAGCAGCACCCGAGAGCCTGGTTCATCTCCCTGGATGGACGCAACAACGCTCACGTCCGCCACTCCTACATTGATGTTGCGAATGATCTGAGTGGAGGTGGAGGTTGTGGATTCTTGAGTGGTCCGAGCAGCGCTGGCCGAGACATCAATCTGGAACCGCCTCTGGAGTCGCAAGAACGCAAGTCCGGAGTGAACCGGAAGGGCAAAGATGAGCGCTGGGGGACAGGAGGACGGAAGAGCCATGGTGTCAGCAACAGTGGAGGGAAGACCTACTCCAAGCTCGCCTACCCGGCGGACCACAGCgatcccagcagcagcagcgagggCCGCCCGGTCTCACCCGAGGAGAACTCCCTCACCCCGCTCCTCGACGAAGGCCCGTCCTCCCGAGGGTCCACCATCCCCAGGAGAGGGCGCAGTCGTGTGAACAGCAGCCGCAGCAGCAACAGCGAGAACCGCCGCGACTCCATGACCAGTCCCGAGGACGATCCAGACGACAAAGACGAGAACAAGAAGAGTCCCTGGCAGAAGATCGAAGACCGGCCTCTCATGGTCTTCCACCCCAGGAAGTGA
- the grnb gene encoding granulin b isoform X1, whose product MMMMMTVRMGILLLALLGLSAALVCPDGGMCEDKNTCCKNTVGGYGCCPLPHAECCSDHLHCCYKGTICDLAHSKCVNKTVSLPWVRRVPAKQAPLIPQLEESVKAVICPDKASECPDDTTCCQLLDGSWGCCPLAKAVCCEDKLHCCPEGTKCDIAHSRCVSASLESFPLLEKIPARRRDNDTALTVTAVTCPGGKSSCPDSYTCCLLSSGDYGCCPYPEAICCSDHLHCCPSSTICDLEHGVCKSGEERFPLLKKIAAVLNDVMCPDKKSACPDEMTCCQTDSGSYGCCPMPDAVCCSDQVHCCPAGTQCDLVHKACLTPQEETTTIVKITAAETELVPIQRMDTSKVGAVPCNDSVACADGFTCCKSSAGTWACCPLPKAVCCEDHMHCCPHGTVCNLEASTCDDSTGSTVMPWLEKVPTFPLLTENSRCDKTTSCPGKATCCKTTGGGWACCPLPQAVCCDDHVHCCPHGTVCNLENQSCDDPFGVSPSLPMAEKVSALKSDVEDEKCDKQTMCPGGTTCCKKDSGQWACCPLPQAVCCSDREHCCPKGYRCNIAEETCDKPGSLSLPWLQKIPALQTENVPAVSGSPRPVRNMCDASTSCPRDTTCCFMDKTKKWGCCPLPNAVCCIDGNHCCPSAHTCEPHRSSCSKGSHVIPWFTKLSALTEPSVVTDVKCDDKSSCASGTTCCKLTTGEWGCCPLVKAVCCDDHEHCCPQGYSCNMHTGTCEKTSNDTLIISTLPQSEVEQPEPEVTEDTDLPCDSMGVYHCPGRDTCCKISSTEWACCPSPKAVCCADSKHCCPAGFSCDMRSKSCTPRSPLTWDSLFGDRKKDLTPHGL is encoded by the exons atgatgatgatg ATG ACCGTGCGGATGGGGATCCTGCTTTTAGCTCTGCTGGGCCTCAGCGCAGCGCTCGTCTGTCCTGATGGAGGCATGTGTGAGGACAAAAACACCTGCTGCAAGAACACCGTGGGAGGATACGGATGCTGCCCGCTTCCTCAT GCTGAGTGTTGTTCAGATCACCTCCACTGCTGCTACAAGGGGACCATTTGTGACCTCGCCCACTCAAAGTGTGTGAACAAGACCGTTTCTCTGCCCTGGGTCAGACGAGTCCCCGCCAAACAGGCCCCCCTCATCCCTCAG CTGGAGGAGTCAGTAAAAGCAGTCATTTGTCCGGACAAGGCGTCCGAGTGTCCCGATGATACCACCTGCTGTCAGCTCCTGGACGGCTCCTGGGGCTGCTGTCCATTAGCGAAG GCGGTGTGTTGTGAGGATAAACTGCACTGCTGCCCAGAGGGAACAAAGTGTGATATCGCTCATTCGAGGTGTGTGTCTGCCTCTCTGGAGTCCTTCCCCCTGCTGGAGAAAATACCTGCGAGGAGGAGAGACAATGACACAG CTCTGACAGTCACTGCAGTAACGTGTCCAGGCGGGAAGAGCAGCTGTCCTGATAGCTACACCTGCTGCCTGCTGTCCAGTGGAGACTACGGCTGCTGCCCGTACCCAGAG GCCATATGCTGCAGCGATCATCTCCACTGTTGCCCGAGCAGCACGATCTGCGACCTGGAGCACGGCGTCTGCAAGTCTGGTGAGGAACGCTTCCCGCTGCTGAAGAAGATCGCAGCCGTCCTCAACGACG TTATGTGTCCGGATAAGAAGTCGGCGTGTCCGGATGAGATGACGTGTTGCCAGACGGACAGCGGCTCGTACGGCTGCTGTCCGATGCCTGAT GCGGTCTGCTGCTCAGATCAGGTCCACTGTTGTCCTGCAGGGACTCAGTGTGACCTCGTCCACAAAGCCTGTTTGACCCCACAAGAAGAGACGACCACGATCGTGAAGATCACCGCTGCTGAGACGGAGCTGGTACCCATACAGAGGATGGACACTTCCAAAG TGGGTGCTGTTCCCTGTAACGACTCCGTGGCCTGCGCTGATGGATTCACCTGCTGTAAATCATCCGCCGGGACGTGGGCGTGTTGTCCGCTTCCAAAG GCTGTGTGCTGCGAGGACCACATGCACTGCTGTCCTCACGGCACCGTCTGTAACCTGGAAGCCTCCACGTGTGACGACTCCACGGGGAGCACAGTGATGCCCTGGCTCGAGAAAGTTCCCACTTTCCCGTTACTGACAGAGAACAGCAGGTGTGATAAGACCACGTCGTGTCCGGGGAAAGCCACCTGCTGCAAGACGACGGGCGGAGGCTGGGCCTGCTGTCCTCTGCCGCAG GCCGTGTGCTGTGACGACCACGTCCACTGCTGCCCTCACGGTACCGTCTGCAACCTGGAGAATCAGAGCTGCGACGACCCGTTTGGTGTCTCTCCGTCCCTCCCCATGGCGGAGAAGGTGTCGGCTCTGAAATCGGACGTCGAGGATGAGAAATGTGACAAGCAGACAATGTGTCCAGGTGGAACCACCTGCTGTAAGAAGGACTCCGGACAGTGGGCCTGCTGCCCCTTACCTCAG GCTGTGTGCTGCAGTGACCGAGAGCACTGCTGCCCTAAAGGCTACAGATGTAACATCGCCGAAGAGACGTGTGATAAACCCGGATCCCTCAGCCTGCCCTGGCTGCAGAAGATCCCGGCTCTGCAGACCGAGAACGTCCCGGCTGTTTCAGGTTCTCCTCGGCCGGTCAGGAACATGTGCGACGCCAGCACCAGCTGCCCGAGGGACACCACCTGCTGCTTCATGGACAAGACCAAGAAATGGGGCTGCTGTCCTCTGCCAAAC GCCGTCTGCTGTATTGATGGAAACCACTGCTGCCCCAGTGCTCACACCTGTGAGCCTCACCGCTCCTCCTGCTCTAAAGGTTCACACGTCATCCCGTGGTTCACTAAGCTGAGCGCTCTGACCGAGCCCAGCGTTGTCACAGATGTTAAATGTGACGATAAGAGCAGCTGCGCTTCAGGGACGACCTGCTGCAAGCTGACGACAGGAGAGTGGGGCTGCTGCCCGCTGGTGAAG GCCGTCTGCTGCGACGACCACGAGCACTGCTGTCCTCAGGGATACTCCTGCAACATGCACACAGGGACGTGTGAAAAGACGAGCAACGACACCCTCATCATCAGCACCCTGCCTCAGAGCGAAGTGGAACAGCCCGAGCCTGAAGTCACAGAGGACACAGACCTACCATGTGACAGCATGGGGGTGTACCACTGCCCCGGGCGAGACACATGCTGCAAGATCTCATCCACAGAGTGGGCCTGCTGCCCGTCGCCAAAG GCCGTGTGCTGCGCAGACTCGAAGCACTGCTGTCCTGCAGGATTCTCATGTGACATGAGATCTAAAAGTTGCACGCCGCGCTCCCCGCTGACCTGGGACTCTTTGTTTggggacagaaagaaagacttaACCCCACATGgactttaa
- the grnb gene encoding granulin b isoform X2 yields MMMMTVRMGILLLALLGLSAALVCPDGGMCEDKNTCCKNTVGGYGCCPLPHAECCSDHLHCCYKGTICDLAHSKCVNKTVSLPWVRRVPAKQAPLIPQLEESVKAVICPDKASECPDDTTCCQLLDGSWGCCPLAKAVCCEDKLHCCPEGTKCDIAHSRCVSASLESFPLLEKIPARRRDNDTALTVTAVTCPGGKSSCPDSYTCCLLSSGDYGCCPYPEAICCSDHLHCCPSSTICDLEHGVCKSGEERFPLLKKIAAVLNDVMCPDKKSACPDEMTCCQTDSGSYGCCPMPDAVCCSDQVHCCPAGTQCDLVHKACLTPQEETTTIVKITAAETELVPIQRMDTSKVGAVPCNDSVACADGFTCCKSSAGTWACCPLPKAVCCEDHMHCCPHGTVCNLEASTCDDSTGSTVMPWLEKVPTFPLLTENSRCDKTTSCPGKATCCKTTGGGWACCPLPQAVCCDDHVHCCPHGTVCNLENQSCDDPFGVSPSLPMAEKVSALKSDVEDEKCDKQTMCPGGTTCCKKDSGQWACCPLPQAVCCSDREHCCPKGYRCNIAEETCDKPGSLSLPWLQKIPALQTENVPAVSGSPRPVRNMCDASTSCPRDTTCCFMDKTKKWGCCPLPNAVCCIDGNHCCPSAHTCEPHRSSCSKGSHVIPWFTKLSALTEPSVVTDVKCDDKSSCASGTTCCKLTTGEWGCCPLVKAVCCDDHEHCCPQGYSCNMHTGTCEKTSNDTLIISTLPQSEVEQPEPEVTEDTDLPCDSMGVYHCPGRDTCCKISSTEWACCPSPKAVCCADSKHCCPAGFSCDMRSKSCTPRSPLTWDSLFGDRKKDLTPHGL; encoded by the exons atgatgatgatg ACCGTGCGGATGGGGATCCTGCTTTTAGCTCTGCTGGGCCTCAGCGCAGCGCTCGTCTGTCCTGATGGAGGCATGTGTGAGGACAAAAACACCTGCTGCAAGAACACCGTGGGAGGATACGGATGCTGCCCGCTTCCTCAT GCTGAGTGTTGTTCAGATCACCTCCACTGCTGCTACAAGGGGACCATTTGTGACCTCGCCCACTCAAAGTGTGTGAACAAGACCGTTTCTCTGCCCTGGGTCAGACGAGTCCCCGCCAAACAGGCCCCCCTCATCCCTCAG CTGGAGGAGTCAGTAAAAGCAGTCATTTGTCCGGACAAGGCGTCCGAGTGTCCCGATGATACCACCTGCTGTCAGCTCCTGGACGGCTCCTGGGGCTGCTGTCCATTAGCGAAG GCGGTGTGTTGTGAGGATAAACTGCACTGCTGCCCAGAGGGAACAAAGTGTGATATCGCTCATTCGAGGTGTGTGTCTGCCTCTCTGGAGTCCTTCCCCCTGCTGGAGAAAATACCTGCGAGGAGGAGAGACAATGACACAG CTCTGACAGTCACTGCAGTAACGTGTCCAGGCGGGAAGAGCAGCTGTCCTGATAGCTACACCTGCTGCCTGCTGTCCAGTGGAGACTACGGCTGCTGCCCGTACCCAGAG GCCATATGCTGCAGCGATCATCTCCACTGTTGCCCGAGCAGCACGATCTGCGACCTGGAGCACGGCGTCTGCAAGTCTGGTGAGGAACGCTTCCCGCTGCTGAAGAAGATCGCAGCCGTCCTCAACGACG TTATGTGTCCGGATAAGAAGTCGGCGTGTCCGGATGAGATGACGTGTTGCCAGACGGACAGCGGCTCGTACGGCTGCTGTCCGATGCCTGAT GCGGTCTGCTGCTCAGATCAGGTCCACTGTTGTCCTGCAGGGACTCAGTGTGACCTCGTCCACAAAGCCTGTTTGACCCCACAAGAAGAGACGACCACGATCGTGAAGATCACCGCTGCTGAGACGGAGCTGGTACCCATACAGAGGATGGACACTTCCAAAG TGGGTGCTGTTCCCTGTAACGACTCCGTGGCCTGCGCTGATGGATTCACCTGCTGTAAATCATCCGCCGGGACGTGGGCGTGTTGTCCGCTTCCAAAG GCTGTGTGCTGCGAGGACCACATGCACTGCTGTCCTCACGGCACCGTCTGTAACCTGGAAGCCTCCACGTGTGACGACTCCACGGGGAGCACAGTGATGCCCTGGCTCGAGAAAGTTCCCACTTTCCCGTTACTGACAGAGAACAGCAGGTGTGATAAGACCACGTCGTGTCCGGGGAAAGCCACCTGCTGCAAGACGACGGGCGGAGGCTGGGCCTGCTGTCCTCTGCCGCAG GCCGTGTGCTGTGACGACCACGTCCACTGCTGCCCTCACGGTACCGTCTGCAACCTGGAGAATCAGAGCTGCGACGACCCGTTTGGTGTCTCTCCGTCCCTCCCCATGGCGGAGAAGGTGTCGGCTCTGAAATCGGACGTCGAGGATGAGAAATGTGACAAGCAGACAATGTGTCCAGGTGGAACCACCTGCTGTAAGAAGGACTCCGGACAGTGGGCCTGCTGCCCCTTACCTCAG GCTGTGTGCTGCAGTGACCGAGAGCACTGCTGCCCTAAAGGCTACAGATGTAACATCGCCGAAGAGACGTGTGATAAACCCGGATCCCTCAGCCTGCCCTGGCTGCAGAAGATCCCGGCTCTGCAGACCGAGAACGTCCCGGCTGTTTCAGGTTCTCCTCGGCCGGTCAGGAACATGTGCGACGCCAGCACCAGCTGCCCGAGGGACACCACCTGCTGCTTCATGGACAAGACCAAGAAATGGGGCTGCTGTCCTCTGCCAAAC GCCGTCTGCTGTATTGATGGAAACCACTGCTGCCCCAGTGCTCACACCTGTGAGCCTCACCGCTCCTCCTGCTCTAAAGGTTCACACGTCATCCCGTGGTTCACTAAGCTGAGCGCTCTGACCGAGCCCAGCGTTGTCACAGATGTTAAATGTGACGATAAGAGCAGCTGCGCTTCAGGGACGACCTGCTGCAAGCTGACGACAGGAGAGTGGGGCTGCTGCCCGCTGGTGAAG GCCGTCTGCTGCGACGACCACGAGCACTGCTGTCCTCAGGGATACTCCTGCAACATGCACACAGGGACGTGTGAAAAGACGAGCAACGACACCCTCATCATCAGCACCCTGCCTCAGAGCGAAGTGGAACAGCCCGAGCCTGAAGTCACAGAGGACACAGACCTACCATGTGACAGCATGGGGGTGTACCACTGCCCCGGGCGAGACACATGCTGCAAGATCTCATCCACAGAGTGGGCCTGCTGCCCGTCGCCAAAG GCCGTGTGCTGCGCAGACTCGAAGCACTGCTGTCCTGCAGGATTCTCATGTGACATGAGATCTAAAAGTTGCACGCCGCGCTCCCCGCTGACCTGGGACTCTTTGTTTggggacagaaagaaagacttaACCCCACATGgactttaa